A section of the Leptospira semungkisensis genome encodes:
- a CDS encoding YraN family protein: protein MKVSQNHNREKGNLGEELAKDYLTKNGHQILARNFRTRTAEIDIITLRENVLHFIEVKHWTQREEFDPLEIFTPQKIRKMRTAAKHYLEKDVSFRNYFVSFCLAFINEKRELTFYLNLF from the coding sequence ATGAAAGTATCTCAAAACCATAATCGAGAAAAAGGAAACTTAGGCGAAGAACTCGCAAAAGACTATCTGACCAAAAACGGTCACCAAATATTGGCGAGAAATTTCCGAACCCGAACAGCGGAGATCGACATAATCACTCTTCGCGAAAACGTCCTACATTTTATTGAAGTGAAGCATTGGACACAAAGAGAGGAGTTTGATCCTCTCGAAATCTTCACTCCACAAAAGATCCGTAAGATGAGGACCGCAGCTAAGCATTATTTGGAGAAGGACGTTTCTTTTAGAAACTATTTTGTCTCCTTCTGCCTGGCATTTATTAACGAAAAAAGGGAACTAACTTTTTATCTAAATCTATTCTAA
- a CDS encoding YifB family Mg chelatase-like AAA ATPase, which translates to MKSLRLTKLFGASLDGIDPFPVSVEINIKRGIPRFTITGLATAAIKESGDRIRIAIENSGFDYSLCNILVHLAPAGRRKEGTYLDLPIATGILALTGQLPEPEILETFLILGELGLDGSILPLKGILPILLASSRSHFAGAIVPWGNKEEASVQDKIPVYAISHLKDLQVLLKGGISKEPKRNVKTSTENYPERIDLYKSQLPALRALQIASAGFHHCLLSGSPGTGKTMLSKLAYSLLPNPDESEAIQLLALRSFEERNQDRSVRRPFRNPHHTATDISLVGGSIHLRMGEVSLASHGILFLDELSEFSSRNLQALREPMEEGKITIARISGSVTYPASFLFLGATNLCPCGYYGSSVRICTCSFTSIRNYQATFSGPFLDRIEIFYHLSLPGNRGEKMISVNLKKIRESIGIAAFLQRQRLFKQTGKLYNGRIRGEEVEAFIPLNETCNDFLMEISVKEKFSIRKLSHARKVARTIADLEGSEGIELKHLEEALVFLNSGWSPENRAVS; encoded by the coding sequence ATGAAATCTCTAAGACTAACTAAATTGTTTGGAGCATCCTTGGATGGGATAGATCCCTTTCCTGTTTCAGTAGAAATCAATATCAAAAGAGGAATTCCCAGGTTCACAATCACTGGACTCGCAACTGCAGCCATCAAGGAATCGGGAGACAGAATCCGGATCGCGATCGAGAACAGTGGATTCGATTATTCTCTTTGTAATATACTTGTTCATCTCGCACCTGCTGGCAGAAGAAAGGAAGGAACTTATCTAGATCTTCCGATTGCGACCGGGATCTTAGCCCTGACCGGACAATTGCCGGAGCCTGAAATATTAGAAACCTTTCTAATACTCGGAGAGTTAGGCTTGGACGGCTCCATCCTTCCTTTGAAAGGGATCTTGCCTATCTTACTCGCCTCCTCTCGCTCTCATTTTGCAGGCGCAATCGTTCCTTGGGGAAACAAAGAAGAAGCATCCGTTCAGGACAAGATTCCGGTGTATGCGATCTCTCATCTGAAAGATTTGCAGGTTTTGTTGAAGGGAGGAATTTCAAAAGAACCAAAAAGGAACGTGAAGACGAGCACTGAAAATTATCCGGAACGGATCGATCTATACAAGAGTCAACTGCCTGCTTTGAGAGCATTGCAGATAGCAAGTGCCGGATTTCATCATTGTTTACTTTCCGGTTCTCCCGGCACTGGAAAGACTATGCTTTCCAAGCTCGCCTATTCCCTCCTCCCAAATCCTGACGAAAGCGAAGCAATCCAGCTATTGGCTCTGCGGTCTTTTGAAGAAAGAAATCAAGATAGAAGTGTAAGAAGGCCATTTCGGAATCCACATCATACCGCTACGGACATCTCTCTCGTAGGAGGTTCCATTCATTTGAGAATGGGAGAAGTTTCCCTTGCAAGTCATGGGATTCTTTTCTTAGACGAGCTCTCCGAATTCTCCTCACGAAATTTACAAGCTTTAAGAGAACCGATGGAAGAAGGAAAAATAACCATTGCTAGGATTTCGGGTTCAGTTACCTACCCCGCTTCTTTCTTATTCTTAGGAGCAACGAATCTATGTCCTTGCGGATATTATGGATCGTCTGTTCGGATCTGCACATGCTCATTTACTTCCATCAGAAACTACCAAGCTACTTTTAGCGGACCCTTTTTAGATCGGATCGAAATTTTTTATCATCTAAGTCTGCCCGGAAATCGAGGAGAGAAAATGATCTCCGTAAATCTGAAGAAAATCAGGGAGTCGATCGGGATCGCTGCATTTTTGCAAAGACAAAGATTATTCAAACAAACCGGAAAACTGTATAATGGAAGGATCCGAGGAGAAGAAGTAGAAGCATTCATTCCATTGAACGAAACATGTAATGATTTCTTAATGGAGATTTCCGTTAAGGAGAAGTTTAGTATTCGTAAACTTTCTCATGCGAGGAAGGTAGCGAGAACGATTGCTGATCTGGAAGGTTCTGAAGGGATTGAACTGAAGCATTTGGAGGAGGCCCTTGTTTTCCTGAATTCCGGATGGTCTCCGGAAAACAGGGCCGTTTCCTAG
- a CDS encoding type II secretion system-associated lipoprotein, which produces MVRILALLLALLTLQCSARLIKQDRLFEINNHYQDKVYSLKKDTKVSANETFKKGMLVRIYVESTPSLIKIKCFPADQKREHAIGRLLAYQVNEDFEKKAINIEDLDKIVANELTEYKKKK; this is translated from the coding sequence ATGGTGCGAATCCTAGCTCTTCTCCTGGCGCTTCTGACCCTTCAATGCAGTGCCCGGTTGATCAAGCAGGATAGATTGTTCGAGATCAATAACCACTACCAGGATAAGGTATACTCTCTCAAAAAAGACACAAAAGTATCCGCCAATGAGACATTCAAAAAGGGAATGCTAGTCCGAATCTATGTAGAATCGACTCCTTCCTTAATTAAAATCAAATGTTTCCCAGCTGACCAAAAAAGGGAACATGCGATCGGCAGGCTGCTTGCGTATCAGGTAAACGAGGATTTCGAGAAAAAGGCCATCAATATAGAGGATTTGGATAAGATCGTAGCAAATGAGCTCACGGAATACAAAAAGAAAAAATAA
- a CDS encoding EscU/YscU/HrcU family type III secretion system export apparatus switch protein — translation MDRVKLGIALKFTPKENQGPMVLASGEGTLAEKIRILATKHGIPVVEDAPLAEALTPIPVGKEIPENLYRAVASVFAFVLTQKSTSE, via the coding sequence ATGGACCGCGTGAAATTAGGGATCGCTCTTAAATTTACACCGAAAGAAAATCAAGGTCCTATGGTTTTAGCAAGTGGAGAAGGAACCTTGGCAGAAAAGATCCGCATTCTTGCGACGAAACATGGTATCCCTGTCGTGGAAGATGCTCCTTTGGCCGAAGCGTTGACTCCTATCCCGGTGGGTAAGGAAATTCCTGAGAATTTATATAGGGCAGTAGCGAGTGTTTTCGCATTCGTGCTTACTCAAAAAAGTACAAGCGAATAA
- a CDS encoding M23 family metallopeptidase, translating into MSSRNTKRKNKRPIFPGSRRQPDATDIKYVKRTILCLPIISAMVASALSAEPLKNYDTAISDYANRDSSFFTDKEERKIKQLFSQSPEEWENTDKYSSLSYNKDKSNLELPSFISINPIISSKIINQSGIIFKSYVVKPKDTLFRIAKALRTTAAKITEANGLKKGSVLKVGQNLSIPVKVGNASRQKVEYRRVFLTPVLNSRITSRFGKRKDPFHTGGGGYHTGIDLAGPQGAPILASAEGTVSFAGVNGGYGNSVIIDHGNGYRTMYAHCAKITVEEGTKVKPGTVIGAVGRTGSATGSHLHFEVFYNGKRINPEAALRKTLKIVTNLDTGKVAKI; encoded by the coding sequence ATGAGCTCACGGAATACAAAAAGAAAAAATAAACGACCCATATTCCCTGGTTCAAGAAGGCAACCGGACGCGACCGATATTAAATATGTGAAACGGACGATTCTTTGCCTTCCCATTATATCCGCCATGGTGGCTTCGGCTTTATCGGCCGAGCCTTTAAAAAACTACGACACCGCGATCAGCGACTATGCGAATCGTGATTCTTCCTTCTTTACTGATAAGGAAGAGCGTAAGATCAAACAGCTATTCTCCCAATCTCCCGAAGAATGGGAGAATACGGACAAGTATTCTTCTCTCAGCTATAACAAGGATAAATCCAATCTGGAACTTCCTTCCTTTATTAGCATCAATCCAATTATATCTTCTAAGATCATCAACCAGAGTGGGATTATCTTCAAATCCTATGTGGTAAAACCGAAAGACACTCTATTCAGGATTGCTAAAGCTCTCAGGACCACGGCTGCCAAGATTACGGAAGCAAACGGTCTGAAGAAAGGTTCTGTCCTCAAAGTAGGGCAAAACCTGAGCATTCCAGTAAAGGTGGGTAACGCGTCCCGCCAGAAAGTAGAGTATAGAAGGGTGTTTCTTACCCCAGTCCTAAATTCCAGGATCACCTCTAGATTCGGAAAAAGAAAAGACCCATTCCATACCGGAGGCGGTGGCTATCATACAGGGATAGACCTCGCAGGCCCCCAAGGAGCTCCTATCTTAGCTTCCGCAGAAGGAACAGTAAGTTTTGCTGGAGTGAACGGCGGATACGGAAATTCTGTCATTATTGACCACGGAAACGGCTATAGAACCATGTATGCGCATTGCGCTAAAATTACCGTCGAAGAGGGAACGAAAGTTAAACCGGGAACGGTCATAGGTGCCGTAGGTCGTACAGGTTCGGCAACCGGTTCCCACCTTCATTTCGAGGTGTTCTATAACGGAAAGAGGATCAATCCTGAGGCAGCGCTCAGAAAGACCTTAAAAATTGTCACCAACCTAGATACTGGTAAGGTAGCAAAAATCTAG
- a CDS encoding HD-GYP domain-containing protein produces the protein MKKLSVSELKPGMRFTKPVYLDKENLFITSNTPITDSDLERLKRFGITEVLTHGDILVIDVPPEHLETQLEDFIISTIVDEDLLPLKGIYDNLNRIKVQFTNLYKNTFNQVQDVYRKAAEDKTFDFGPVREQGEALADFVRAHNNLSYLILGMNNPGYYLYNQITNSTLYALIIGKLLDFSRPKMVDLAISCLVADVGMTKVPATISEKSDQLTDEEYKSILKHTIIGYQILTQRIKVKNSLAVVALQHHERFDGKGYPQKLTGIAIEENARIYAIADNFSALITNRPHRQRILPHEAIKSMISMDVGKFDLKIVRTFLNQVSLYPVGSCVELSDKRVGIVLAANSDKPLRPSIRIIKDEYGTFVRNLVLVDLVKENHLFIVKALDLIDATTNH, from the coding sequence ATGAAAAAACTAAGTGTATCCGAACTGAAACCTGGGATGAGATTTACGAAACCAGTGTATTTGGATAAGGAAAATCTATTTATCACCTCCAATACACCGATCACCGATTCGGATCTAGAGAGATTGAAACGTTTCGGGATCACTGAGGTTTTGACTCACGGAGATATTCTAGTGATAGATGTTCCTCCCGAGCATTTAGAGACCCAGCTAGAAGACTTTATTATCAGCACGATTGTAGATGAGGACCTTCTTCCTTTAAAAGGAATTTATGATAATCTAAATCGTATTAAAGTTCAATTCACGAATTTATACAAGAATACATTCAACCAAGTCCAGGATGTTTATAGAAAGGCTGCCGAGGACAAAACATTTGATTTCGGGCCAGTCAGAGAACAAGGAGAGGCTCTCGCAGATTTCGTCCGGGCTCATAATAATCTTTCTTATCTTATTCTGGGAATGAATAATCCCGGATATTATTTGTATAACCAGATCACGAACTCTACCTTATACGCTCTGATTATAGGAAAACTTTTGGATTTCTCTCGGCCCAAGATGGTAGATCTTGCAATCTCTTGCCTTGTTGCAGACGTGGGGATGACAAAAGTTCCTGCTACGATCTCCGAAAAATCCGATCAGCTTACGGATGAGGAATACAAATCGATCCTGAAGCATACAATTATTGGTTATCAGATCCTGACCCAAAGAATCAAGGTAAAGAACAGTCTCGCTGTGGTAGCATTGCAGCACCATGAAAGATTCGATGGAAAAGGCTATCCTCAAAAGTTAACTGGCATTGCGATCGAAGAAAATGCTAGGATTTATGCGATTGCCGATAATTTCTCTGCCTTAATTACGAATCGTCCTCATAGACAAAGGATTCTTCCTCACGAAGCGATCAAATCCATGATCAGTATGGATGTAGGCAAATTCGATCTCAAGATCGTTAGAACATTCTTAAATCAGGTTTCTCTCTATCCGGTTGGATCCTGTGTTGAACTTTCCGACAAAAGAGTAGGGATCGTTCTTGCAGCGAATTCAGACAAACCGCTTAGACCTTCTATTCGTATTATCAAAGATGAATACGGTACTTTTGTACGAAATTTGGTCTTGGTAGATCTTGTAAAAGAGAACCATTTGTTTATCGTAAAGGCTCTCGATCTGATCGATGCTACTACAAACCATTAA